A window of the Tiliqua scincoides isolate rTilSci1 chromosome 5, rTilSci1.hap2, whole genome shotgun sequence genome harbors these coding sequences:
- the LOC136652069 gene encoding E3 ubiquitin-protein ligase RNF103 isoform X2 gives MWLKLFFLLLYFLVLFVLARFFEAIVWYETGFFATQLVDPVALSFKKLKTILESRGLGYSGLLEKKDVRELVEKSGDLMEGELYSALKEEEASESVSSTNFSGEMHFYELVEDTKDGIWLVQVIANDRSPLMGKVHWEKMVKKVSRFGIRTGTFNCSSDPRYCRRRGWVRSTLIMSVPQTSTSKGKVMLKEYAGRKIETEHIFKWITAHAASRIKTIFKSEHLKEEWNKSDQYRHFPFESDWDEDPDLFLEHLAFPDLWLHPLIPTDYIKNLPMWRFKCLGSHSEEEMEISQSESDSDSECKDVPSSDKEISEDEQSTHQNICEGEPPCNAETCSCAKARCDSDGEDMEPDWSAWPANMLHCTECVVCLENFENGCLLMGLPCGHVFHQNCIVMWLAGGRHCCPVCRWASYKKKKPYTHHQLLSNHSLS, from the exons ATGTGGCTAAAGCTGTTTTTCTTGCTGCTCTATTTTTTGGTCCTCTTTGTCCTGGCCAGATTTTTTGAGGCCATTGTGTGGTATGAAACCGGCTTCTTTGCCACCCAGTTGGTGGACCCTGTGGCACTGAGCTTCAAGAAACTGAAGACCATTTTGGAATCCAGGGGGCTTGGCTATTCAGGGCTCCTGGAAAAGAAGGATGTCAGGGAACTGGTGGAGAAGTCAG GAGACCTCATGGAGGGTGAACTTTATTCTGCTCTTAAGGAAGAAGAAGCTTCTGAATCTGTTTCTAGCACAAACTTCAGTGGTGAAATGCACTTTTATGAGCTGGTAGAAGATACAAAGGATGGTATCTGGCTTGTACAG GTCATAGCAAATGATCGAAGTCCTCTAATGGGAAAGGTTCattgggagaaaatggtgaagAAGGTGTCAAGGTTTGGCATACGTACAGGCACTTTTAACTGCTCCAGTGACCCAAG ATACTGCAGGAGAAGAGGTTGGGTAAGATCCACATTAATTATGTCAGTACCACAAACTAGCACTTCAAAAGGAAAAGTGATGCTTAAAGAATATGCTGGACGTAAAATTGAGACGGAGCATATTTTCAAATGGATAACAGCCCATGCAGCTTCTCGGATCAAAACAATCTTCAAGTCAGAACACTTGAAAGAAGAATGGAACAAAAGTGATCAGTATCGG CACTTCCCCTTTGAATCTGATTGGGATGAAGACCCAGATCTGTTCCTCGAGCACTTAGCTTTCCCTGATTTGTGGCTTCACCCTCTGATACCAACTGATTACATTAAAAACTTACCTATGTGGCGATTTAAGTGTCTCGGTAGCCATTCTGAAGAGGAAATGGAAATCTCTCAAAGTGAAAGTGACTCGGACAGTGAATGCAAAGATGTTCCAAGTAGTGACAAAGAGATATCTGAAGACGAGCAAAGTACCCATCAGAACATCTGTGAAGGAGAACCTCCTTGCAATGCTGAAACCTGTTCATGTGCCAAAGCCAGATGTGATAGTGATGGAGAAGATATGGAGCCTGATTGGTCAGCTTGGCCTGCTAATATGTTGCACTGTACAGAATGTGTTGTGTGTCTAGAGAATTTTGAAAATGGATGCCTGTTAATGGGTTTGCCATGTGGCCATGTGTTTCACCAGAATTGCATTGTGATGTGGCTAGCTGGGGGGCGACATTGCTGCCCTGTTTGTAGGTGGGCCTCTTACAAGAAAAAGAAGCCATACACACATCATCAGCTTTTGTCGAACCACAGCTTATCTTAG
- the LOC136652069 gene encoding E3 ubiquitin-protein ligase RNF103 isoform X1: protein MWLKLFFLLLYFLVLFVLARFFEAIVWYETGFFATQLVDPVALSFKKLKTILESRGLGYSGLLEKKDVRELVEKSGDLMEGELYSALKEEEASESVSSTNFSGEMHFYELVEDTKDGIWLVQVIANDRSPLMGKVHWEKMVKKVSRFGIRTGTFNCSSDPRYCRRRGWVRSTLIMSVPQTSTSKGKVMLKEYAGRKIETEHIFKWITAHAASRIKTIFKSEHLKEEWNKSDQYRVKIYLFAKLDQPPAFFSALSVKFTGRVEFIFVNVENWDNKSHMAEMGIYKTPSYILRTPEGIYRYGNNTGEFISLHAMDSFLRSLQPEVNDLFVLSLVLVNLMAWMDLFITQGATIKRFVVLISTLGTYNSLLIISWLPVLGFLQLPYLDSFYEYSLKLFRYSNTTTLASWVRADWMFYSSHPALFLSTYLGHGLLIDYFEKKRRHNNSDEINANNLEWLSSLWDWYTSYLFHPITSFQHFPFESDWDEDPDLFLEHLAFPDLWLHPLIPTDYIKNLPMWRFKCLGSHSEEEMEISQSESDSDSECKDVPSSDKEISEDEQSTHQNICEGEPPCNAETCSCAKARCDSDGEDMEPDWSAWPANMLHCTECVVCLENFENGCLLMGLPCGHVFHQNCIVMWLAGGRHCCPVCRWASYKKKKPYTHHQLLSNHSLS from the exons ATGTGGCTAAAGCTGTTTTTCTTGCTGCTCTATTTTTTGGTCCTCTTTGTCCTGGCCAGATTTTTTGAGGCCATTGTGTGGTATGAAACCGGCTTCTTTGCCACCCAGTTGGTGGACCCTGTGGCACTGAGCTTCAAGAAACTGAAGACCATTTTGGAATCCAGGGGGCTTGGCTATTCAGGGCTCCTGGAAAAGAAGGATGTCAGGGAACTGGTGGAGAAGTCAG GAGACCTCATGGAGGGTGAACTTTATTCTGCTCTTAAGGAAGAAGAAGCTTCTGAATCTGTTTCTAGCACAAACTTCAGTGGTGAAATGCACTTTTATGAGCTGGTAGAAGATACAAAGGATGGTATCTGGCTTGTACAG GTCATAGCAAATGATCGAAGTCCTCTAATGGGAAAGGTTCattgggagaaaatggtgaagAAGGTGTCAAGGTTTGGCATACGTACAGGCACTTTTAACTGCTCCAGTGACCCAAG ATACTGCAGGAGAAGAGGTTGGGTAAGATCCACATTAATTATGTCAGTACCACAAACTAGCACTTCAAAAGGAAAAGTGATGCTTAAAGAATATGCTGGACGTAAAATTGAGACGGAGCATATTTTCAAATGGATAACAGCCCATGCAGCTTCTCGGATCAAAACAATCTTCAAGTCAGAACACTTGAAAGAAGAATGGAACAAAAGTGATCAGTATCGGGTAAAAATATACCTGTTTGCTAAGTTAGACCAGCCTCCAGCTTTCTTCTCTGCACTCAGTGTAAAGTTTACTGGCAGAGTTGAATTTATTTTTGTGAATGTAGAAAACTGGGACAACAAGAGTCACATGGCAGAAATGGGTATCTATAAGACACCATCCTACATACTTAGAACTCCTGAAGGAATTTACAGGTATGGGAATAACACTGGTGAGTTTATTTCCCTACATGCCATGGACTCATTCTTGCGCTCCTTACAACCTGAAGTGAATGATTTATTTGTTTTAAGTCTGGTGTTGGTTAACTTAATGGCATGGATGGACCTATTTATTACCCAAGGTGCTACTATAAAGCGCTTTGTTGTTCTTATAAGCACTTTAGGGACATACAATTCTCTCTTAATTATTTCTTGGCTTCCAGTCTTGGGTTTTTTGCAGTTACCTTATTTAGACAGTTTCTATGAATATAGTTTAAAACTGTTCAGGTATTCTAACACAACTACACTAGCTTCATGGGTAAGAGCTGACTGGATGTTCTACTCTTCACATCCTGCCTTGTTCCTCAGCACTTATTTGGGTCATGGCTTATTAATAGATTATTTTGAGAAAAAAAGACGGCACAATAACAGTGATGAAATAAATGCTAATAATCTAGAGTGGCTATCGAGTCTTTGGGACTGGTACACTAGCTATCTGTTCCACCCAATTACTTCTTTCCAGCACTTCCCCTTTGAATCTGATTGGGATGAAGACCCAGATCTGTTCCTCGAGCACTTAGCTTTCCCTGATTTGTGGCTTCACCCTCTGATACCAACTGATTACATTAAAAACTTACCTATGTGGCGATTTAAGTGTCTCGGTAGCCATTCTGAAGAGGAAATGGAAATCTCTCAAAGTGAAAGTGACTCGGACAGTGAATGCAAAGATGTTCCAAGTAGTGACAAAGAGATATCTGAAGACGAGCAAAGTACCCATCAGAACATCTGTGAAGGAGAACCTCCTTGCAATGCTGAAACCTGTTCATGTGCCAAAGCCAGATGTGATAGTGATGGAGAAGATATGGAGCCTGATTGGTCAGCTTGGCCTGCTAATATGTTGCACTGTACAGAATGTGTTGTGTGTCTAGAGAATTTTGAAAATGGATGCCTGTTAATGGGTTTGCCATGTGGCCATGTGTTTCACCAGAATTGCATTGTGATGTGGCTAGCTGGGGGGCGACATTGCTGCCCTGTTTGTAGGTGGGCCTCTTACAAGAAAAAGAAGCCATACACACATCATCAGCTTTTGTCGAACCACAGCTTATCTTAG